A stretch of DNA from Eriocheir sinensis breed Jianghai 21 chromosome 30, ASM2467909v1, whole genome shotgun sequence:
TTTCACCCATACACGGCCCTGACATGCCCCAAAAGATACTCTGATGTGCCCTCTCAACACTTACACCAGCAGAAGCACACAGCATCAACAGGATAAAAGTATAGGTTACAATCAGAACTGtaatctataaaaaaataaaaataaacattctcTCAAATCGTTTCTATAGCAAGATTTCGCGACCCACCATCACAAGAAATTCTCGTCCCCTgtcaaaacaaaaatatacaaaaatcattCTCACAAGCTGTTTCTATCAAGGCTTCACGACAAACCAGCCTCAGCCTatcctcctcgtcccctctcACAATAATCAGCTTTAAAAATCATTCTCAAGCCGTTTCTAGCAAGACTTAGCGACCCACCAACCACAGCAAACCCACCTCGTCCCCACTCACAATAATCAGCTATAAAAATCATTCTCAAGCCGTTTCTGTCCCCACTCACAATAATCAGCTATAAAAATCATTCTCAAGCCGTTTCTAGCAAGACTTCGCGACCCACCAACCACAGCAAACCCACCTCGTCCCCACTCACAATAATCAGCTATAAAAATCATTCTCAAGCCGTTTCTAGCAAGACTTCGCGACCCACCAGCCTCAGTTCAACCCTCCTCGTCCCCACTCACAATAATCAGCTATAAAAATCATTCTCAAGCCGTTTCTAGCAAGACTTCGCGACCCACCAGCCTCAGTTCAACCCTCCTCGTCCACTTTCAGAACTGTAGTCTATAAAAATCATTCAAGTCGTTTCTATAGCCAAGACTCAGCGATCCACCACCCTCAGTACATTCTCCTCGTCCCCTGTGCCCTGTGTCATATGTCCTTGGCTCTCCTCCgtccttgcctccttctcctcctaccctctccttctccccatccttctccctccctagCCACCCCAGCCTAGCGTCTCCCCCACTATTAGCTTCTCCCCcggctcctctccctccctcaccatcttATATCTCACTCCGACGGTAGATTAGTGGAGATaatagaagataagagagagagagagagagagagagagagagagagagagagagagttgttatcTAATGTGTTACTGGTTATTGTGGAGGTTGGtcagctgcacacacacacacacacacacacacacacactcaaggctGTTGCTGTGTCGGAGTGCCTCTCGCCTCTCATTGGTCAGATCGGGTGGCCTGCCGCTATCCCTGGCCGCTGATTGGTGGACGCCCGCACACACCCACCACCCcgaggacaggagagagagagagagagagagagagagagagagagaatattattgaAGTGAAGTCTAAGGTAATTCATCTCCTAATATCCTTGGAGTTgggaatgattctctctctctcacacacactctctctctctctctctctctctctctctctctctctctctctctctctctctctctctctgtatttacctAGAATTTgatttaaagaagggaatttataagaaaataaagaatggtgaaacacatctcaggggccggtatgtcgaactatctagattagtgaagaaaaacaccagggtagCATAAAAGGGGTATGAGATCAAAGCAGCAaaagaggcgaaaagtaatcctaagggcttctttcagatgtatagaacaaaaacaagggagaaaatcggaccgctgaaagcaaacacaggcgagctagtggaaaattacgaaaatatgagcacattgttgaacgactacctcctttcagtattcacacaagaggatcgaacgactattccggaaagggttcaggtgtacgagggcaggtttttttttttttttacgttgctgcctattgcgccggtagacatcttcccggcggggcctgatggtcggcccaaggcttcttccaggtggggcctgatggtcggcccagcccgttctggcgcaggcgagtgtttatagtggcgccatcttgcattggctcatgctgccccccggaactcgttcttgattcgcttggacggcttcctctagagtccgggttgatgggtggtcttcaggacagcatgtgggtagttttaagccactcggcggtgactgaaaaatccgaggtggtagcgtggggattcgaacccgcgtcgtccatcacgcggtgaatgtgggcccagtacgctaccagttcagccaccgcctacccatggcgataaattgagggatataatcattaccaggcaagtagttcaggatgagatagataagcttaagaagaataagtcgccatgTCCAGACGAGATATTTCCGCGAGTATTAAAGGAATGCAATGaggtaatcagtgacccactaaccgacatctttaagatgtcggtaaatactggtttggtttggttaagtataattaggttaggtttggtttggtataATTAGGCTAAGTATAAGGTTAGAGGAAGACTTAAAACAGCGCATAACGCcattgaaaagcaaagtgtgcGAATAAGCAGAAGAGGATATCAAGATGAAGACGTACGAGGCGACACAAAGCGAtgtagcaaaagaagaagaaaacaagaagaatcaagaAGAAAATCTGCAGAACAGCTCCCAGATTCTTCACCATTTCACCTCCCAAGCACACggattagacaaggctttcgcagcaggagttgtaagcatttccaggagtagttttacgaccctggtaGTAAATAATGTTACAACCGGCTACCGTCTTTCGTCTTAAGTTCTGCCCTGTGTGGAGatgaggcagggtgaggcagggtgaagCAGGGTGAGGCTAGGGTGAAGCAGGGTGAAGCAGGGTGAGGCTAGGGTGAAGCAGGGTGAAGCAGGGGGAGGctagggtgaggcagggtgaggcTAGGGTGAAGCAGGGGGAGGctagggtgaggcagggtgacgCTAGGGTGAAGCAGGGGGAGGCAGGGTGAAGCAGGGGGAGGCTAGGGTGAAGCAGGGGGAGGCAGGGTGAAGCAGGGGGAGGCAAGGGTGaagcagggtgaggcagggtgaggcagggtgaagCAGGGTGAAGCAGGGGGAGGCAGGGTGAAGCAGGGGGAGGCTAGGGTGAAGCAGGGGAAGGctagggtgaggcagggtgaggtTAGGGTGAAGCAGGGTGAGGCAAGGGTGAAGCAGGGGGAGGCAGGGTGAAGCAGGGGGAGGCTAGGGTGAAGCAGGGTGAAGCAGGGTGAGGCTAGGGTGAAGCAGGGTGTTGTATATAGTTAGAccattcttctgtgccatgatgGTGAAAACAACACTCATGCAAAcacaactgatctccttttttgcctttggaaatagttgatgccaAAGGCGGAGATTTACAAGGCCAGGAACAACTATTGAGGGAAATGGAGTTAGCTTCTGtatcctctccctacctcttatCACCCTTATTtaagtctctcccttcccttttactcccCTCTATCGACGTCTGTCCGTACcccctcccctttcatctccttcccctacACTCCCCTCTACCGGCCCCCATCGTACCCCGtcccccttcccctacactcCCCTCTACCGGCCCCCATCGTACCCCGtcccccttcccctacactcCCCTCTACCGGCCCCCATCGTACCCCGtcccccttcccctacactcCCTTATACCGGCCCCCATCGTACCCCGtcccccttcccctacactcCCACCAGGCCCCCATCGTACCCCGTCCCCTTCCCTACACTCCCTCTACCGGCCCCCATCGTGcccgtcccccttccccccctctaccGGCCCCCATCACCCCGTCCCCTTCCCCTACACTCCCCTCTACCATTCCATCGTACCCGTCCCCCATCCTaccgtccccttccctccctacccccattgtaccccgtcccccttcccctacactcCCCTCTACCGGCCCCCATCGTACCCCGTCCCCCTTCCCTACTCCCCACTACCGGCCCCCATCGTACCccgtccccctttcccccctacaCTCCCCTCTACCGGCCCCCATCGTACCCCGtcccccttcccctacactcCCCTCTACCGGCCCCATCGTGCCCGTCGTCCCCTTCCCCTACACTCCCTCTACCGGCCCCATCGTACCCGTCCCCTTCCCCTACACTCCCTCTACCATTATCGTGCCCCGtcccctcccctcacactccTTCTACCGGCCCCATCACCccgtccccttcccctacctccctctaCCAGCCCCATCGTACCCCtgtccccttcccctacctccccctaCTGGCCCCCATTGTACCCcgtctcccttcccctacactcCCCTCTACCGGCCCCATCGTACCCCTGTCCCCTTCCCTACACTCCCCTCTACCGGCCCCATCGTACccgtccccttcccctaccctctaCCGGCCCCCGtccccccatccttcccctacccccccactcccctctaccatcccccttcccctacctccctctaCCATCGTACCCCGTCCCCCTTCCACTACACTCCCCTCTACCGGCCCCCATCGTACCccgtccccttcccctacctccccatTGTGCCCCGTCCCCTACACTCCCCTCTGCCCCCATCATGCCGTCCCCTTCCCTACACTCCCTCTACCGGCCCCATCATACCCCGTCCCCTTCCCTACACTCCCTCTACTGGCCCCCATCATACCCGTCCCCTTCCCCTACACTCCCAGCCCCATCGTACCCCGTCCCCTTCCCCTACACTCCCTCTACCGGCCCCATGCCCcgtccccccttcccctacactcCCCTCTACCATTACGTCCTTCCCCTTCTACTCCCCTCTACCGGCCCCCATCGTAccccgtccccttcctcctcctctaccatcgtaccccgtcccccttcccctacactcCCCTCTACCGGCCCCCATCGTACCCATCGTGCCCGTCCCCTTCCCTACAGCCCCATCCccgtccctacctccctctctcctccccatcgtACCCCGTCCCCTTCCCTACACTCCCTCTACCGGCCCCCATCGTACCCCGTCCCCTTCTACTCCCCTCTGGCCCCCATCGtgccccttcccctacctcccctctaCCGGCCCCATCGTGCCCGTCCCCTTCTATACCTCTCCCTCTACCGGCCCCATCGTGCCGTCCCCCTTCCTACACTCCCTCTACCGGCCCCATCGTACCCCGTCCCCCTTCTACTCCCCTCTACCGGCCCCCATCGTGCCCCGTCCTTCCCCACTCCTCTACCAGCCCCATCGTACCCcgtcccccttcactcccctctacCGGCCCCATCATCGTGCCCCGTCCCCCTTCCCCATCATTGTCCCCTACACTCCCCTCTACCGGCCCCCATCGTACCCCGtcccccttcccctacactccccatccccccttccctacACTCCCCTCTACCCCCCCATCGTTGCCCGTCCCCTCCCTACTCCCCTCTACCGGCCCCATCATtaccccgtccccttcccttatACCCTCCCCCATTCCATTACCCCGTCCCCTTCCCTACACTCCCTCTACCGACCCCCATCGTACCCCGtcccccttcccttacacttccctCTACCGGCCCCATCGTACCCGTCCCCTTCCCTACACTCCCTCTGGCCCCATCGTACCCCgtccccttccttacttccctctacCGGCCCCCATCGTACCCCGtcccccttcccttacacttccctCTACCGGCCCCCATCATTGCCGTCCCCTTCCTTACACTCCCCTCTACCGGCCCCCATCGTACCCCGtcccccttcccctacactcCCCTCTACCGGCCCCCATTGTACCCCGtcccccttcccctacactcCCTCTACCGGCCCCCATCGTACCCCGtcccccttcccctacactcCCTTATACCGGCCCCCATCGTGCCCGTCCCCTTCCCTACACTCCCCTCTACCGGCCCCCATCGTACCCCGTCCCCCATCCCCTACACTCCCCTCTATCAGCTTCCATccgtttcccctccctctcctgccccctATCCTACACCTCCCTACACCAccattgattaaatcactgaacccaggcagcctagtaatgagccaacaggctttctgctgcctgctagtccatgtttccatgtttccatgcttcaCCTACTCCCCAAGCAGCAAGCACCCCACACAGTCCATGGATAATACTGCACATGAAGACCGCCGTATGTATTCCCCTACCAGCAAAAAAGGTCACTGTCGCAGGAGTGTATTTTTTACTGTTAGTGTTGCTGAGGCTTGGCGGGCGGGGCTTACATGCCAAGGGAATGAAAACAGGGTAACACTCGTATCACCAAACGTTCGGGGCTCTTGTTACAAAAGTTTTTCTTAAGGTCAGAAAGGAAATTCGTCGGGCTGTCATGAGTGTTGTTTccgttcacggcgcagaagctTTCCAAAACTACCTCAGTCAGCCTCAAGAAACCAccaatggaaaccccgacaacttctgcCTTTTGAAATATAGATGGACTAAGGCTTCCAAGAGTTTAATGATAATGCCTCTTCTTGTATAGTGTTTGCAAGCGCTGGCGAGGCTGCCCATTACGTCATCGTCTTGGCCTTCGTTAATACGAGGATTTCCGCTACgggatgtggtggtggcggtggtggtagcagcagtagtagtagtggaagtaatggtagtagtggtagtagtaggctAGTTGTTATCGTTGTTTCCCGCGACAGTGGAATCAGTTTTGTTTTAGCGTTTTCCGTAACCGCAATAATGAtattagtaataaaaaaaattatagctCCAATAGTAGTCGTATATCCTAGTAGCTGcaacagtggtgtgtgtgtgtgtgtgtgtgtttaaacttgCGCAGTAACGACAGAGGAAATCCTGGCGTCAAATTACTATCTGAAATCATCACATCTataacacaccacacacacacacacacagtctagcCTCCCCGGAGCCATGAAGAACACCAAGAACACCTCGCTCACCGTCTTCCCGCTGCCGCTGCTGTCACGGGCCCCGCCAAtggtcctgctgctgctgctgctgctgtttggcCCCGGAGGCTCCCCCTGCCACGCCCTGGACTGGGAATGCCGCGCCAATATCACCGTCACGGCTCAAGATACAGCCGAGGTCAACATTACCACTGAACGACACGGAGGCACAGAAATCAAAAGGGCGACGTTGTTCGTGCAGCCCCAGCCAGGCTTCCAGGGCGTCAGTCTCGTGGGGAAGGtttctgatggtgatgctgatgaggTGGTCGTTGCCTGGTTCTCGCTGAACGAGACTTGTCTTCGAGGCTACGACCGCTGGTGGCAGTTGGATGCGGAGGTATATAACCTTACTAACCCATACGGCGTTACCCGTGATCAACTTGTATTTGGCGTGCACGTTGGCCATTGTTACAGTGTGTGTAGTCGCGGCCCCTTCCGCAATGTACTGAGCCTCCAGGTCAGGGCTCACGGCGCCTCACGCTGGAGCCTCACGGACTGTGCCAACAAAACCACTGTGCAGAATATCACATCGCCATCACTGGTGCCCTGCTTGGACCCTCCACCCACACCAGGCGTGCCTCCTCACACCACCAGCCCCACAACCCctgccacaccctcaccacccaaGCCTCATCACACCACCAGCCCCACAACCCctgccacaccctcaccacccaaGCCTCATCACACCACCAGCCCCACAACCCctgccacaccctcaccacccaaGCCTCATCACACCACCAGCCCCACAACCCCTGCCACTGAAACACCTCCCTCTTATGtattggtgggggtgggggtgggggtggccatgctggtggtggtgatcttggtggtggtggtggtggtggtgcgacgGCGGGGACAGCAGATGAAGCCAGAAGGTTGGTGTGTGTTCctattcttttagttttttttgtgtgtgtgtatcttacacacacacacacacacacacacacacacacacacacagtcttaacATAGAGGGAAACTCGGCACCTCATAAAATACATTTCGAGAGAAAGCTGATAAGCGCACAAAGAGGAATGGTGGAAATAATACTGAAGTTACCCGGAGAGGCAGGGAGAATACATCATGGATTAGAGAACAGGCTGTAGGTGCAACAGTACTGCAATGAGAAAGAATGATTAATAGGAGTAAAAAATGGAGCAAAAGAGTAAAAATGTAGTTGGTCAGGTGACAGCATGAGTACGTCGAGCTGCCAACAGACCGAGGACCGAAGTAACACAGTGGCGGCCCGGGAACAGCACAAGTCAGGACAGTTAGAGCGTGACTTTGCCGAGGCAGGATTGAATGCTCTAACGCCAGACAGAGAGGGCTGGAAAACGTTAGGAAAGGCCGTTATCATGCAGTGCTATagtaattgatgatgatgatgatgatgtaatagtagtagtagtagtagtagtagtagtagtagtagcagcagcagtagtagtagtagtagtagtagtagcactagtagtagtggtagtagtagtagtagtagtagcagtagagtctggaaccagtctttgctttctaaactgccctctttcggattctatccctctctctgttcctttatctccagtttcctttccggccgttctatctctgcggtggtagacggtcactgctcttcccctaaacctatcaacagtggcgttccacaggactctgtcctatcacccactctcttcctgttattcatcaatgatcttctttccataacaaactatcctgtccactcgtacgccgacgactccactctgcattattcaacttctttcaatagaagaccatcacaacaggaagtacacgactccagactggaggctgcagaacgcttaacctcagaccttgctatcatttccgattggggcagaaggaaccttgtgtccttcaatgcctcaaaaactcaatttctccacctatcaactcgacacaatcttccaaacacctatcccctattcttcgacaacactcagctgtcacattcttcaacaccaaacatcctcggtctatccttaactcaaaatctcaactggaaacttcatatctcctctctcgctaaatcagcttcctcgaggttgggcgttctgtatcgtctccgccagttcttctcccccgcgcagttgctatccatatacaggggtcttgtccgccctcgtatggagtatgcatctcacgtgtggggggactccacccacacagctcttctggacagagtggagtctaaggatcttcgtctcatcagctctcctcctcctactgatagtcttctacctcttaaattccgccgcgaagttgcctctctttttatcttctatcgatacttccatgctgactgctcttctgaacttgctaactgcatgcctccccccctcccgcggccccgctgcacacgactttctactcatgctcatccctatactgtccaaattccttatgcaagagttaaccagcatcttcactctttcatccctcacgctggtaaactctggaacaatcttccttcatctgtatttcctcctgcctacgacttgaactctttcaagaggagggtatcaggacacctctcctcccgaatttgaccttgcttttggccacctcttctgattcttttatgggagcagcgattagcgggcttttttatattttttttttgtgtgcccttgagctgcctcctttgttgtaaataaaaaaaaattaaaaaagtagtagtagtagtagtagtagtagtaataggaattgtagtagtagtaataggtatAATAGCAGCAACAGTtccctatcattatcatcatcagcaatccTAAAGGCCAGTCATACCATGCCTCCGACAGACGCAGACCAGCAGCGAACTAGTCCAGCGGCGCCCggcgtgagggaggaggtggtcaacagcctgtacgagccctttgacCGCCCTGCACCGTCCTGCGTGACGGAGGAGGTGgtcaacagcctgtacgagccctttgacCGCCCTGCACCGTCCTGCGTGACGGAGGAGGTGgtcaacagcctgtacgagccctttgacCGCCCTGCACCGTCCtgcgtgagggaggaggtggtcaacagcctgtacgagccctttgacCGCCCTGCACCGTCCtgcgtgagggaggaggtggtcaacagcctgtacgagccctttgacCGTCCTGCACCGTCCtgcgtgagggaggaggtggtcaacagcctgtacgagccctttgacCGCCCTGCACCGTCCtgcgtgagggaggaggtggtcaacagcctgtacgagccctttgacAGCCTGCGCCAGCCGCCCCCAGCCGTCACCGCCCCCACACACCTCCAGaagtgatgatgacggtggtgaaggtgttagaggtggtggtggtgatgatggtggtggtagtgttaatactggtagaggtggtggtgatggtggtaggcaTTCACATTCTGTTCGCTCTAGCCCCGTACATAAGCCCCGCCCACTCGAGCCCaacacctttctcccatcggggcagccagattcggaaggctcctcaacgacgcagtacgtgtcatccgagcaaaaaacgagtcacagccacgtccctccaccccgcccgtgtaaatagacgccgtgcatcgcaacaaacccgtaaccgtgatcccgcaagtaccaccacctctataaccaagcctctagataacttaaaaatccttagtttcaatgcgcgtagcctaagaaacaaatttgatgaactgagatgtcttgctctaacagaaaattttgacataattgctataaccgaaacatttatcgacaccacaaatattgatttaagttccgaatacaacatagatggctacagactcttcaacaaagatcgtgtaaaccgtagaggcggtggcgtcgccctttatgtcaaaagctatttgcaacccactgacaaaacaccgggaaacagtaacgttgaacatttgtgcgtgcgagtaaacattgcaaaagtcaatttaaatatatctgtcacctacagacctcccgggcaatcactcgatgacgaccttgaaatgtacagcgtcttaaggcagtcacttaataacaacgactcactgatattagtagactttaacctccccatatcgactgggcgacactgtcaggtacagaaggcgagtcacatagaatgatcgaatttctagaagaaaattatctaagccaaatggtttctgagccaactcgacaaaataatatactcgaccttgttataacgacccaagataacctagtcagtagtgtcacggtaggagaacacctcggttcttgcgatcataaattagtgcgcgtcgacattagagctcaatcatcagtgactgaaaataaagtaaaggtgcccaatttcaaaagagctaacttcgtagaaatccgacaaaaactaacagaaatacaactatcagatgacggcaacgtagatgaagcctggctaagctttaaaaatcacttactcactcagcagaacacattcgtccccttgtgcgagaagcgaattaacactaataaaagcccaccgtggtttaatagcgaaattaaacaatcggtcaatgaaagaaaattgttttacaggttgaagaaagaacaaagcacgcccgaaaacattagactttataatgatgccaggcgacgagtaaaaagactagtaggtcaggcaaagcgtagatatgaagaaaatattgcagccaactgtaaaataatccgaaatctttcttcagttacataaacaacagaaaggcgatcaaaagtggtattggacctttaacaaacagcgacggtgcactagtgactgacagccaacacattgcaaacctcttaaacaattacttttcctcggtgtttaatactaacagtcttcctctctaccaccaacaccagtactattgtaaatctcgagcatgcattgcctaattttgaaataacaaccgatgaagtccttaaagctctccattcacttaaaacaaataaaagtcccggacccgacaaagtatatcctatactgcttaaagaaacaaagagcgaaatactctcctccctcactaccgtattcaatatgtccttgcgacaaggcatcgtctcttcggattggaaaaaggctaacgtgacaccgatttttaagaaaggagacaaaaaaataccaggtaactaccgacccattagtctaacttcaattgtaggtaagctactcgagagcataattagagacaaaattgtgagttacctcgaaagccactcattaattggagattcacaacatggcttccgtaacaaaagatcctgcctgtcaaacctactgaccttttataacgatctcttctcaatttatgacgtaaccaaatcagtggacgttgtctatcttgatttccagaaagcgtttgataaagtcccacatcataaattactttataaattaaagcaaataggtattgacggtcaagtaaaccaatggatcgcgaattggttgagcaacagacaacaaagagttgtgaatgacggatttaactcagagtgggcgccggtcactagtggcgtccctcagggctcggttcttggcccagtgctcttcattatttacatcaacaacgtggatgttggactcaataatcgcattagtaaatttgcagacgacacaaagattggtaactcggttctcactgacgaagacaggcaaagcctccaagaggatttgcacaaaatttcagcttggtcggataaatgggaaatgccctttaacgtagacaagtgccaggtcct
This window harbors:
- the LOC127005646 gene encoding mucin-1-like isoform X32 translates to MKNTKNTSLTVFPLPLLSRAPPMVLLLLLLLFGPGGSPCHALDWECRANITVTAQDTAEVNITTERHGGTEIKRATLFVQPQPGFQGVSLVGKVSDGDADEVVVAWFSLNETCLRGYDRWWQLDAEVYNLTNPYGVTRDQLVFGVHVGHCYSVCSRGPFRNVLSLQVRAHGASRWSLTDCANKTTVQNITSPSLVPCLDPPPTPGVPPHTTSPTTPATPSPPKPHHTTSPTTPATPSPPKPHHTTSPTTPATPSPPKPHHTTSPTTPATETPPSYVLVGVGVGVAMLVVVILVVVVVVVRRRGQQMKPEDADQQRTSPAAPGVTEEVVNSLYEPFDRPAPSCVTEEVVNSLYEPFDRPAPSCVTEEVVNSLYEPFDRPAPSCVREEVVNSLYEPFDRPAPSCVREEVVNSLYEPFDRPAPSCVREEVVNSLYEPFDRPAPSCVREEVVNSLYEPFDRPAPSCVREEVVNSLYEPFDRPAPSCVREEVVNSLYEPFDSLRQPPPAVTVPTHLQK
- the LOC127005646 gene encoding mucin-1-like isoform X27, with the protein product MKNTKNTSLTVFPLPLLSRAPPMVLLLLLLLFGPGGSPCHALDWECRANITVTAQDTAEVNITTERHGGTEIKRATLFVQPQPGFQGVSLVGKVSDGDADEVVVAWFSLNETCLRGYDRWWQLDAEVYNLTNPYGVTRDQLVFGVHVGHCYSVCSRGPFRNVLSLQVRAHGASRWSLTDCANKTTVQNITSPSLVPCLDPPPTPGVPPHTTSPTTPATPSPPKPHHTTSPTTPATPSPPKPHHTTSPTTPATPSPPKPHHTTSPTTPATETPPSYVLVGVGVGVAMLVVVILVVVVVVVRRRGQQMKPEDADQQRTSPAAPGVREEVVNSLYEPFDRPAPSCVTEEVVNSLYEPFDRPAPSCVTEEVVNSLYEPFDRPAPSCVREEVVNSLYEPFDRPAPSCVREEVVNSLYEPFDRPAPSCVREEVVNSLYEPFDRPAPSCVREEVVNSLYEPFDRPAPSCVREEVVNSLYEPFDRPAPSCVREEVVNSLYEPFDRPAPSCVREEVVNSLYEPFDSLRQPPPAVTVPTHLQK
- the LOC127005646 gene encoding mucin-1-like isoform X31; the encoded protein is MKNTKNTSLTVFPLPLLSRAPPMVLLLLLLLFGPGGSPCHALDWECRANITVTAQDTAEVNITTERHGGTEIKRATLFVQPQPGFQGVSLVGKVSDGDADEVVVAWFSLNETCLRGYDRWWQLDAEVYNLTNPYGVTRDQLVFGVHVGHCYSVCSRGPFRNVLSLQVRAHGASRWSLTDCANKTTVQNITSPSLVPCLDPPPTPGVPPHTTSPTTPATPSPPKPHHTTSPTTPATPSPPKPHHTTSPTTPATPSPPKPHHTTSPTTPATETPPSYVLVGVGVGVAMLVVVILVVVVVVVRRRGQQMKPEDADQQRTSPAAPGVREEVVNSLYEPFDRPAPSCVTEEVVNSLYEPFDRPAPSCVTEEVVNSLYEPFDRPAPSCVREEVVNSLYEPFDRPAPSCVREEVVNSLYEPFDRPAPSCVREEVVNSLYEPFDRPAPSCVREEVVNSLYEPFDRPAPSCVREEVVNSLYEPFDRPAPSCVREEVVNSLYEPFDRPAPSCVREEVVNSLYEPFDSLRQPPPAVTVPTHLQK
- the LOC127005646 gene encoding mucin-1-like isoform X41; this translates as MKNTKNTSLTVFPLPLLSRAPPMVLLLLLLLFGPGGSPCHALDWECRANITVTAQDTAEVNITTERHGGTEIKRATLFVQPQPGFQGVSLVGKVSDGDADEVVVAWFSLNETCLRGYDRWWQLDAEVYNLTNPYGVTRDQLVFGVHVGHCYSVCSRGPFRNVLSLQVRAHGASRWSLTDCANKTTVQNITSPSLVPCLDPPPTPGVPPHTTSPTTPATPSPPKPHHTTSPTTPATPSPPKPHHTTSPTTPATPSPPKPHHTTSPTTPATETPPSYVLVGVGVGVAMLVVVILVVVVVVVRRRGQQMKPEDADQQRTSPAAPGVTEEVVNSLYEPFDRPAPSCVTEEVVNSLYEPFDRPAPSCVTEEVVNSLYEPFDRPAPSCVREEVVNSLYEPFDRPAPSCVREEVVNSLYEPFDRPAPSCVREEVVNSLYEPFDRPAPSCVREEVVNSLYEPFDRPAPSCVREEVVNSLYEPFDSLRQPPPAVTVPTHLQK
- the LOC127005646 gene encoding mucin-1-like isoform X4 produces the protein MKNTKNTSLTVFPLPLLSRAPPMVLLLLLLLFGPGGSPCHALDWECRANITVTAQDTAEVNITTERHGGTEIKRATLFVQPQPGFQGVSLVGKVSDGDADEVVVAWFSLNETCLRGYDRWWQLDAEVYNLTNPYGVTRDQLVFGVHVGHCYSVCSRGPFRNVLSLQVRAHGASRWSLTDCANKTTVQNITSPSLVPCLDPPPTPGVPPHTTSPTTPATPSPPKPHHTTSPTTPATPSPPKPHHTTSPTTPATPSPPKPHHTTSPTTPATETPPSYVLVGVGVGVAMLVVVILVVVVVVVRRRGQQMKPEDADQQRTSPAAPGVREEVVNSLYEPFDRPAPSCVTEEVVNSLYEPFDRPAPSCVTEEVVNSLYEPFDRPAPSCVREEVVNSLYEPFDRPAPSCVREEVVNSLYEPFDRPAPSCVREEVVNSLYEPFDRPAPSCVREEVVNSLYEPFDRPAPSCVREEVVNSLYEPFDRPAPSCVREEVVNSLYEPFDRPAPSCVREEVVNSLYEPFDRPAPSCVREEVVNSLYEPFDRPAPSCVREEVVNSLYEPFDRPAPSCVREEVVNSLYEPFDSLRQPPPAVTVPTHLQK